The following proteins are co-located in the Bathymodiolus thermophilus thioautotrophic gill symbiont genome:
- a CDS encoding cadherin repeat domain-containing protein, translating into MNTFNRFIVTTLLVLFASQAFATQPTVTKIERTNVTTITVTYDQGIKPSPDPRDPIDGQLYIRLYVGTTYYLGSPNEHINRTPTPVNPNDNGFATQWQWEESTLTTIDNDRLNEITINLNSSYSDFASSDGTTPQNYYINTFSLIWQHGLTITSTNTFPANEKAASTTHTLTANDPAATFSITEDTSSFFSLSGTNNNTLTFSGTNTDYESTTKSYTVKIKATTGDGDDKNTTQTITVTLNDLNDETPTAITLTGNRTIAENTNTGTELGTLSATDADANDTFTYTSSNTKFTIDNNKLKLNTTLDYENANSLNTTIIVTDGNNHTFDKIFNFTVGNIDDTAPTNILLSNVNLIKDQPANTLVGTLSASDVDTNTPLTFTVNDTTNFKIVNGNELRTNKSITTALGNTININITASDNTNDSAPQPFTIAITTTYIAAPVIAQFIVTQGENKGPLISKDGGEVTVRASAGTGTYTWSSDDFSNTSTSKTFVFNPQSANIGTRTITLKVTAGNFSSERVLKLKLVDTYPNGRTDTNGNGISDSKESGNSDNELPAGTNKKITSPGSTRILPGIMGEDSGQLTLDQLKQYRVANHLSDYTKDTLATGDIYDYIVEGLRATGDSTQVIIQLATLIPANAVLRQYSLATGWRNFVVDNNNSIQSKTNTSNICTDTSGTWQTGLITGATCLKLTLKDGGENDADGNQANGVVESTISIATPVVGNDDNGDSSSSGGGCVYNPNAPARFDTVFILLMTLSAYYLIRRRRRFSY; encoded by the coding sequence CACTTTATTGGTTTTGTTTGCTTCTCAGGCGTTTGCTACCCAACCAACGGTTACAAAAATTGAAAGAACAAATGTAACTACTATCACTGTTACCTATGACCAAGGTATTAAGCCATCGCCAGACCCTCGCGACCCAATTGATGGTCAGCTTTATATAAGACTATATGTCGGCACTACTTATTATCTAGGATCACCTAATGAACATATAAATCGCACACCAACCCCAGTTAATCCTAATGACAATGGTTTCGCCACACAATGGCAATGGGAAGAATCAACATTAACTACTATAGATAACGATAGGCTAAATGAAATTACTATCAATTTGAATTCTAGTTATTCTGATTTTGCAAGTAGTGATGGCACCACTCCTCAGAATTATTACATAAACACTTTTAGCCTCATATGGCAACATGGACTCACCATTACCTCCACCAACACATTCCCCGCCAATGAAAAAGCAGCAAGCACCACCCACACCCTCACCGCCAACGACCCCGCCGCCACTTTCAGCATCACCGAAGACACCAGCAGCTTCTTCAGCCTCAGTGGCACCAACAACAACACCCTAACCTTCAGCGGCACCAACACCGACTACGAAAGCACCACAAAATCCTACACCGTCAAAATCAAAGCCACCACTGGAGATGGCGACGATAAAAACACCACCCAAACCATCACCGTTACCCTTAATGACCTCAACGACGAAACCCCCACCGCTATCACCCTCACAGGCAACCGCACCATTGCTGAAAACACAAACACTGGCACTGAATTAGGCACACTCTCCGCCACCGACGCCGATGCCAACGACACTTTTACTTACACCAGTAGCAACACCAAATTTACCATTGACAACAACAAACTCAAACTCAACACCACCCTAGACTACGAGAACGCCAACAGTCTTAACACCACCATTATCGTAACCGATGGCAACAATCACACATTCGACAAAATCTTTAATTTCACAGTTGGCAACATAGACGACACTGCCCCAACTAACATTCTACTTAGTAATGTAAACTTGATCAAAGACCAACCCGCCAATACCCTAGTCGGCACCCTCAGTGCCAGTGATGTAGATACCAACACTCCCCTTACCTTTACCGTCAACGACACCACCAACTTCAAAATCGTCAACGGCAATGAACTCAGAACCAATAAATCCATCACCACTGCCCTCGGAAACACGATCAATATTAACATCACCGCCAGCGACAATACTAACGACTCCGCTCCACAACCCTTTACCATTGCCATTACTACCACTTACATCGCCGCCCCAGTAATCGCCCAATTCATCGTAACTCAAGGTGAAAACAAAGGTCCTTTAATCAGCAAAGACGGTGGAGAAGTTACCGTCAGAGCCTCAGCAGGCACAGGAACTTACACTTGGAGCAGTGACGATTTTTCTAACACAAGCACCAGCAAGACTTTTGTTTTTAATCCCCAAAGTGCCAACATTGGCACCCGAACAATCACACTAAAAGTAACAGCCGGAAATTTTTCATCAGAAAGAGTATTGAAACTTAAATTAGTTGACACCTACCCCAATGGACGAACAGACACAAACGGCAACGGCATTTCCGACAGCAAAGAATCAGGAAATAGCGACAATGAATTACCCGCAGGCACAAACAAAAAAATCACCAGTCCAGGAAGTACTAGAATATTACCCGGCATCATGGGTGAAGATTCTGGACAACTAACCCTTGATCAACTAAAACAATACAGAGTAGCCAACCACCTATCTGACTACACCAAAGACACCTTAGCCACTGGCGATATCTACGACTATATCGTTGAAGGACTAAGAGCCACTGGTGACTCTACCCAAGTAATCATTCAACTCGCCACCCTAATCCCTGCAAATGCAGTATTGCGTCAATACTCACTAGCAACTGGCTGGCGTAATTTTGTGGTTGATAATAATAACAGCATACAATCCAAAACCAACACAAGTAATATCTGCACCGACACCAGTGGCACTTGGCAAACTGGATTAATCACAGGCGCAACCTGTCTTAAACTAACCCTTAAAGATGGTGGTGAAAACGATGCTGATGGCAATCAAGCTAATGGTGTGGTTGAAAGCACTATTTCAATAGCAACGCCTGTTGTTGGTAATGATGATAATGGTGATAGTAGTAGCAGTGGCGGTGGTTGTGTTTACAATCCCAATGCACCTGCTAGATTTGATACAGTTTTCATCCTATTAATGACATTGAGTGCTTATTATTTAATCAGAAGAAGGCGTCGATTTTCTTATTAA
- a CDS encoding JDVT-CTERM domain-containing protein, with amino-acid sequence MNTFNRFIVTTLLVLFASQVFATDTFITTTNQHAQDGTLNTQASLTHQSMTFTSILIGASGNSNTITILGNNSTGCSLSSGRFSSYLVATCGIPIHGGTSTKQNLVDAVDSAIGFNATGGSATALDSDVLLEKANLIGGITGLSEQAQSIYFTPTPASKAGIVYKMTINGINYTHTSTGADSIQTIIGVLQPKINDSNVSCRNDPAGRYILCATNIYGTKGIFTYSSFAFDSTNFNITSTNILNTNEGTNLEHTLTANNPAATFSITEDTSGLFSLRGTHNNILTFNGTNTDYESTTKSYTVKVKATTGDGDDKNTTQTITVTLVDLNDELPTAITLTGNRTIAENTRTGTELGTLSTTDADTNDTFVYTSSNTKFTIDNDKLKLNATLDYENATSLNTTITVTDGSNHTLDKIFNFTVSDIDDTAPTNILLSNVNLIKGQPANTLVGTLSASDVDTNTPLTFTVNDTTNFKIVNGNELRTNKSITTALGNTININITAKDGTHDSIPQPFTITITATYIAAPVIAQFSVTQGENKGPLISKDGGEVTVSASAGTGTYTWSSADFSNTSTSKTFVFNPQSANIGTRTITLKVTAGNFSSERVLKLKLVDTYPNGRTDTNGNGISDSKESGNSDNELPAGTNKKITSPGSTRILPGIMGEDSGQLTLDQLKQYRVANHLSDYTKDTLATGDIYDYIIEGLSATGDSTQVIIQLATPIPANAVLRQYSLATGWRNFVVGNNNIQSKANTSNTCDNTDGTWQTGLITGATCLKLTLKDGGENDADGNQANGAVESTVSIATPVVVGGNDDSNDNGDSSSGGGCVYNPNALARFDTVFILLMTLSAYYLIRRRRRFSH; translated from the coding sequence ATGAATACATTTAATCGCTTTATTGTTACCACTTTATTGGTTTTGTTTGCTTCTCAGGTGTTTGCCACAGACACCTTTATTACTACTACAAACCAACATGCTCAAGACGGCACGCTTAACACACAAGCCTCTTTAACCCATCAATCTATGACATTCACTAGCATTCTTATTGGAGCGAGTGGTAATTCTAACACCATTACCATACTAGGCAACAACTCCACAGGGTGTAGTTTATCATCAGGGAGGTTTTCTTCCTATCTTGTGGCAACTTGCGGTATTCCTATTCATGGAGGCACCTCTACCAAACAAAATCTAGTGGATGCCGTTGATTCAGCAATCGGTTTCAACGCAACAGGTGGTAGCGCAACAGCACTGGATAGCGATGTCTTATTAGAAAAAGCCAACTTGATTGGTGGCATAACTGGATTATCGGAACAAGCTCAATCAATATACTTCACGCCAACCCCTGCCAGCAAAGCAGGCATCGTTTACAAAATGACCATCAACGGCATCAACTATACCCATACCTCCACAGGCGCCGATTCAATCCAGACAATTATAGGGGTTTTGCAACCAAAAATAAACGATTCTAATGTTAGTTGTCGAAACGATCCTGCAGGGAGATATATACTCTGTGCTACAAATATCTACGGCACCAAAGGTATTTTTACTTACTCAAGTTTCGCATTTGATAGCACCAATTTTAACATCACCTCCACCAACATCCTTAACACTAACGAAGGCACCAACCTCGAACACACCCTTACCGCCAACAACCCCGCCGCCACTTTCAGCATCACCGAAGACACCAGCGGCTTATTCAGTCTCAGAGGCACCCACAACAACATCCTAACCTTCAACGGCACCAACACCGACTACGAAAGCACCACAAAATCCTACACCGTCAAAGTTAAAGCCACCACTGGAGATGGCGACGATAAAAACACCACTCAAACCATCACCGTTACCCTTGTTGACCTCAACGACGAACTCCCTACCGCCATCACCCTCACAGGCAACCGCACCATCGCTGAAAACACAAGAACTGGCACTGAATTAGGCACACTCTCCACCACCGATGCCGATACCAACGATACCTTTGTCTACACCAGTAGCAACACCAAATTTACCATTGACAATGACAAACTCAAACTCAACGCCACCCTTGACTACGAGAACGCCACCAGTCTTAACACCACCATTACCGTAACCGATGGCAGTAATCACACATTAGACAAAATCTTTAATTTCACAGTTAGCGACATAGACGACACCGCCCCAACTAACATTCTACTTAGTAATGTAAACTTGATCAAAGGCCAACCCGCCAATACCTTAGTCGGCACCCTCAGTGCCAGTGATGTAGATACCAACACTCCCCTTACCTTTACCGTCAACGACACCACCAACTTCAAAATCGTCAACGGCAATGAACTTAGAACCAATAAATCCATCACCACTGCCCTCGGAAACACGATCAATATTAACATCACCGCCAAAGACGGCACTCACGACTCCATCCCACAACCCTTTACCATTACCATCACTGCCACTTACATCGCCGCCCCAGTAATCGCCCAATTTAGTGTAACCCAAGGTGAAAACAAAGGTCCTTTAATCAGCAAAGATGGTGGAGAAGTTACTGTCAGTGCCTCAGCAGGCACAGGAACTTACACTTGGAGTAGTGCCGATTTTTCTAACACAAGCACCAGCAAGACTTTTGTTTTTAATCCCCAAAGTGCCAACATCGGTACCCGAACAATCACACTAAAAGTAACAGCCGGAAATTTTTCATCAGAAAGAGTATTGAAACTTAAATTAGTTGACACCTACCCCAATGGACGAACAGACACAAACGGCAATGGCATTTCCGACAGCAAAGAATCAGGAAATAGCGACAATGAATTACCCGCAGGCACAAACAAAAAAATCACCAGTCCAGGAAGTACTAGAATATTACCCGGCATCATGGGCGAAGATTCTGGGCAACTAACCCTTGATCAACTAAAACAATACAGAGTAGCCAACCACCTATCCGACTACACTAAAGACACCTTAGCCACTGGCGATATCTACGACTATATAATCGAAGGCCTAAGCGCCACTGGTGACTCCACCCAAGTAATCATTCAACTCGCCACCCCAATCCCTGCAAATGCAGTATTGCGTCAATACTCACTAGCAACTGGTTGGCGTAATTTTGTGGTTGGTAACAACAACATACAATCTAAAGCCAACACAAGCAATACCTGCGACAATACCGATGGCACTTGGCAAACTGGATTAATCACCGGCGCAACTTGCCTTAAACTAACTCTTAAAGATGGTGGTGAAAATGATGCTGATGGCAATCAAGCTAATGGTGCGGTTGAAAGCACTGTTTCAATAGCAACGCCTGTTGTTGTCGGTGGCAATGATGATAGTAATGATAATGGTGATAGTAGCAGTGGTGGTGGTTGTGTTTACAATCCCAATGCACTTGCTAGATTTGATACAGTTTTTATTCTGTTAATGACATTAAGTGCTTATTATTTAATCAGAAGAAGACGCCGATTTTCTCATTAA
- a CDS encoding cadherin repeat domain-containing protein: MNTFNRFIITTLLVLFASQVFATLNPNPATKEFHVSLINNTFKLITTDSRNSGFNINGNNNIRTTCLLNLPTEQNGEFTHTMSTCTHSLSSFIPSILIAGDKVNITFLAYSDFYDYTLCVDGNCIAGLAITSTNTFPANEKAASTTHTLTANDTATTFSIIENTSNLFSLSGTNNATLTFNGTTTDFESATKSYTVKVKATIGDGDDKNTTQTITVTLVDLNDETPTAITLTGNRTIAENTNTGTELGTLSATDADANDTFTYTSSNAKFTIDNDKLKLNATLDYENATSLSTTITVTDANSHTFDKTFNFTVSDIDDTAPTNILLSNVNLIKDQPANTLVGTLSASDVDTNTPLTFTVNDTANFKIVNGNELRTNKSITTALGNTININITASDNTNDSAPQPFTITITTIYIAAPVIDKFTVTQGENKGPLISKDGGEVTVSASAGTGSYTWSSADFSNTSTSKTFVFNPQSANIGTRTITLKVTAGDFSSERVLKLKLVDTYPNGRTDTNGNGISDSKESGNSDNELPAGTNKKITSPGSTRILPGIMGEDSGQLTLDQLKQYRVANHLSDYTKDTLATGDIYDYIIEGLSATGASTQVIIQLATPIPANAVLRQYSLATGWRNFVVGNNNIQSKVNTSNTCDNTDGTWQTGLITGATCLKLTLKDGGENDADGNQANGVIESTVSIATPVVGGNDDSSSNSSSGGGCVYNPNAPARFDTVFILLMTLSAYYLIRRRRRFPH; the protein is encoded by the coding sequence ATGAATACATTTAATCGCTTTATTATTACCACTTTATTAGTTTTGTTTGCTTCTCAGGTGTTTGCAACACTTAACCCTAATCCTGCTACCAAAGAGTTTCATGTAAGTCTTATTAATAATACCTTTAAACTCATTACAACAGATTCAAGAAACTCCGGTTTTAATATTAATGGCAATAACAATATTCGAACAACCTGTTTATTAAATTTACCCACTGAACAAAATGGTGAATTTACCCATACAATGAGTACTTGTACACATTCTCTCTCTAGTTTCATCCCATCTATCTTGATTGCAGGTGACAAAGTTAATATAACTTTTTTAGCTTATAGTGATTTTTATGATTACACACTCTGTGTTGACGGCAATTGTATAGCCGGTCTCGCCATCACCTCCACCAACACATTCCCCGCCAATGAAAAAGCAGCAAGCACCACCCATACTCTCACCGCCAACGATACCGCCACCACTTTCAGCATTATCGAAAACACCAGCAATCTATTCAGTCTCAGTGGCACCAACAACGCAACCCTAACCTTTAATGGTACCACCACCGACTTTGAGAGTGCCACAAAATCCTACACCGTCAAAGTCAAAGCCACCATCGGAGATGGCGACGATAAAAACACCACTCAAACCATCACCGTTACCCTTGTTGATCTCAACGACGAAACCCCCACCGCTATCACCCTCACAGGCAACCGCACCATTGCTGAAAATACAAACACTGGCACTGAATTAGGCACACTCTCCGCCACCGACGCCGATGCCAACGATACTTTCACTTACACCAGTAGCAACGCCAAATTTACCATTGACAATGACAAACTCAAACTCAACGCCACCCTAGACTACGAGAACGCCACCAGTCTTAGCACCACCATTACCGTAACCGATGCCAACAGTCACACATTCGACAAAACCTTTAACTTCACAGTTAGCGACATAGACGACACCGCCCCAACTAACATTCTACTTAGCAATGTAAACTTGATCAAAGACCAGCCTGCCAATACCCTAGTCGGCACCCTCAGTGCCAGTGATGTAGATACCAACACTCCCCTTACCTTTACCGTCAACGACACCGCCAACTTCAAAATCGTCAACGGCAATGAACTTAGAACCAATAAATCCATCACTACCGCCCTTGGAAATACGATCAATATTAACATCACCGCCAGCGACAATACTAACGACTCCGCTCCACAACCCTTTACCATTACCATTACTACCATTTACATCGCCGCCCCAGTAATCGACAAATTCACCGTAACCCAAGGTGAAAACAAAGGTCCTTTAATCAGCAAAGACGGTGGAGAAGTTACCGTTAGCGCCTCAGCAGGCACAGGATCTTACACTTGGAGTAGTGCCGATTTTTCTAACACAAGCACCAGTAAGACTTTTGTTTTCAATCCCCAAAGTGCCAACATCGGCACCCGAACAATCACACTAAAAGTAACGGCTGGCGATTTTTCATCAGAAAGAGTGTTAAAACTTAAATTAGTTGACACCTACCCCAATGGGCGAACAGACACAAACGGCAACGGCATTTCCGACAGCAAAGAATCAGGAAATAGCGACAATGAATTACCCGCAGGCACAAACAAAAAAATCACCAGTCCAGGAAGTACTAGAATATTACCCGGCATCATGGGCGAAGATTCTGGACAACTAACCCTCGATCAACTAAAACAATACAGAGTGGCCAACCACCTATCTGACTACACCAAAGACACCTTAGCCACTGGCGATATCTACGACTATATAATCGAAGGCCTAAGCGCCACTGGTGCCTCTACCCAAGTAATCATTCAACTCGCCACCCCAATCCCTGCAAATGCAGTATTGCGTCAATACTCACTAGCGACTGGCTGGCGTAATTTTGTGGTTGGTAACAACAACATACAATCTAAAGTCAACACAAGCAATACCTGCGACAACACCGATGGCACTTGGCAAACTGGATTAATTACCGGTGCAACCTGCCTTAAACTAACCCTTAAAGATGGTGGCGAAAATGATGCTGATGGTAATCAGGCTAATGGTGTGATTGAAAGCACTGTTTCAATAGCAACGCCTGTTGTTGGTGGTAATGATGATAGTAGCAGTAACAGTAGTAGCGGTGGTGGTTGTGTTTACAATCCCAATGCACCTGCTAGATTTGATACAGTTTTTATTCTGTTAATGACATTGAGTGCTTATTATTTAATTAGAAGAAGACGCCGATTTCCTCATTAA